A stretch of Mycobacterium sp. ITM-2016-00316 DNA encodes these proteins:
- the pglX gene encoding BREX-2 system adenine-specific DNA-methyltransferase PglX, which produces MINSSALLADLKGQLRVLQADLKQGAEDSSSAWGTRLKEEHAEALRRERTGLSWVDWRDNEVDQAAVAWIIATTFLRFCEDNDLLAGAKIDGLPTAVGWIAGPGDRVQRAEENLTAYFRDNPTHNRRHWLQQGFAVLAAQPAGAALVDPKHNPVWKAEINPEVATALITFWRRTNDDGILIHDFTDPNLQTRFLGDLYQDLSEHAKKTYALLQTPVFVEEFILDQTLTPAVAEFGLDGLKLIDPACGSGHFLLGAFERLNQAWLEAAPGLDAKERVRRAMASIYGVDINPFAVAIARFRLTVAGLNAAGEHSLVGVPVLGFHLAIGDSLLGEWGGVPAALDLFEEDDEKQTYLYDTEDLTDYLGILQPGQYHVVVGNPPYINVADPLLSDLYRSVYDTAYREYALSAPFSELLFRLAIRGHQGQGAGYVGQITSNSFMKREFGKKLIEEFFGGSNPTNPVDLTRVVDTSGAHIPGHGTPTVILIGRRRRPVSPTVPVVLRVRGEPGLPRDAAKGLAWTEIAENFNKPGYEGRYVSVMAFDRERLGTSPWTLSGGVPFEHLESTSTRRLVSVAATFGYTGQTNADSAFIASAGDFARAQVEERLLRDYVVGEDVRNFGIGVGSAAIFPYLDGALVAIDKHPSLYRWLWRLRASTWARRTFSKRTYKAERRTWWEWHQVALNRVGGLSITSAFVATHNHFALDRKGRIFNRSAPTIWLAEGAPLDQHLELLGLLNSSTACFWLKQVCHNKGNGGIGGGIGDEDWEPRYEFTGTKLAQFPLPTILPRARGRVLDSLANELGATAPSQVVADWGESCNRELAQLLTDAEATSSRLQRRLIFEQEELDWEVYRMYGLVDSDLTYSGQSIEEIALGQRAFEIALARRVAVGEEETAWFDRHRSVPTTEIPSEWPEDYADLVQRRLNLIETDRHMELLERPEFKRRWALALWGDQLTSALRDAILARLELPALWQDAGGPINRSAAELADELRKDALVKELAAALTGSREPELTALIERLASDEAVPFLAAHRYKPSGVEKFRSWQAVWELQRREDAGEKVDVHVPPKYAQADFRKTTYWKARGKLDVPKERFISYPGVAREGDSTPVLGWAGWSHRDQALALAREIPGQQALGADDEALVPLVAGLVELEPWLAQWHSEIEPQFGASPASVISGVVDQYLARMEKTRDQVTAWTPPVATRGRRPSR; this is translated from the coding sequence ATGATCAACTCGTCCGCCCTGCTGGCCGACCTCAAGGGGCAGCTGAGAGTCCTTCAGGCTGACCTGAAACAAGGGGCGGAGGACTCGTCAAGTGCGTGGGGCACGCGTTTGAAGGAAGAGCACGCCGAGGCGTTGCGCCGGGAGCGCACTGGCTTGTCTTGGGTGGACTGGCGTGACAACGAGGTTGACCAGGCTGCTGTCGCGTGGATTATCGCCACGACCTTCCTGCGCTTCTGCGAAGACAACGACCTACTTGCGGGAGCCAAGATCGACGGTCTACCGACCGCAGTCGGTTGGATCGCCGGCCCTGGCGACCGAGTGCAACGTGCTGAGGAGAACCTCACCGCGTACTTTCGCGACAATCCCACCCATAACCGTCGCCACTGGCTTCAGCAGGGTTTCGCCGTGCTCGCTGCCCAGCCCGCCGGTGCTGCGCTGGTCGACCCGAAGCACAATCCGGTGTGGAAGGCCGAGATCAACCCGGAGGTGGCGACCGCGCTGATCACGTTCTGGCGTCGCACCAACGACGACGGCATCCTTATTCACGACTTCACCGACCCCAACCTGCAGACCCGCTTCCTCGGCGACCTCTACCAAGACCTTTCCGAGCACGCCAAGAAGACCTACGCACTGCTGCAAACGCCGGTGTTTGTCGAGGAGTTCATCCTCGACCAGACGTTGACCCCGGCGGTTGCGGAGTTCGGACTCGACGGGCTCAAGTTGATCGACCCCGCTTGCGGGTCTGGGCACTTCCTGCTCGGCGCGTTCGAGCGACTCAACCAGGCGTGGCTCGAAGCTGCGCCGGGACTTGACGCCAAGGAACGCGTGCGCCGCGCGATGGCGTCGATCTACGGAGTCGACATCAACCCGTTCGCTGTCGCGATCGCGCGATTCCGACTCACTGTCGCTGGTTTGAATGCGGCCGGAGAGCATTCGCTCGTCGGAGTTCCGGTGCTTGGATTCCACCTCGCGATCGGCGATTCGCTGCTCGGGGAGTGGGGCGGTGTGCCTGCCGCGCTTGACTTGTTCGAGGAAGACGATGAGAAGCAGACCTACCTGTACGACACCGAGGACTTGACTGACTATTTGGGCATTCTCCAACCGGGTCAGTACCACGTGGTGGTTGGGAATCCTCCATATATCAACGTAGCTGATCCGCTGCTCAGCGATCTCTACCGATCGGTCTACGACACCGCGTACCGCGAGTATGCGCTGTCTGCACCGTTTTCCGAATTACTTTTCCGGCTTGCAATACGCGGACACCAAGGCCAAGGCGCAGGGTACGTGGGTCAGATCACGTCAAACTCGTTCATGAAACGCGAGTTCGGAAAAAAGCTAATTGAGGAGTTTTTCGGTGGGAGCAACCCAACAAATCCTGTCGATCTAACCAGAGTTGTAGACACCTCCGGTGCTCACATCCCCGGGCACGGGACGCCGACGGTCATCCTTATTGGGCGGCGACGCCGGCCGGTTAGCCCCACAGTTCCAGTAGTCCTGCGAGTGAGAGGGGAGCCGGGCCTACCGAGGGACGCAGCCAAGGGACTTGCTTGGACTGAGATTGCCGAGAATTTTAACAAACCCGGTTATGAGGGCCGATATGTCTCGGTTATGGCGTTCGATCGCGAGCGACTGGGAACCTCCCCGTGGACCCTAAGCGGGGGGGTGCCCTTCGAGCATTTGGAGTCAACTTCGACGAGGCGCCTCGTCTCTGTCGCTGCGACTTTCGGTTACACAGGCCAGACAAACGCGGATAGCGCGTTCATCGCGTCGGCCGGCGACTTCGCCCGCGCACAAGTCGAGGAACGGCTATTACGGGATTATGTGGTAGGCGAGGACGTCCGCAACTTTGGAATCGGTGTCGGGAGCGCCGCGATATTTCCTTACCTTGACGGGGCTTTGGTCGCCATCGACAAACATCCTAGTCTGTACAGGTGGCTTTGGCGGCTCCGTGCATCTACTTGGGCGCGGAGGACCTTCTCTAAACGCACCTATAAGGCCGAGCGCCGTACCTGGTGGGAGTGGCACCAGGTTGCCCTAAACCGCGTTGGGGGGCTATCGATCACGTCTGCCTTTGTTGCGACGCACAACCATTTCGCACTGGATCGAAAGGGGCGGATTTTCAATCGTTCGGCGCCAACGATTTGGCTTGCCGAGGGCGCGCCTCTTGACCAGCATCTGGAGCTGCTGGGGCTGCTAAATAGTTCCACCGCTTGCTTTTGGCTTAAGCAGGTGTGCCACAACAAAGGCAATGGTGGGATCGGCGGGGGAATTGGCGATGAGGATTGGGAGCCGCGGTACGAATTCACTGGTACCAAGCTCGCACAGTTTCCGCTGCCCACGATTCTTCCGCGCGCGCGCGGGCGCGTGTTGGACTCTTTAGCCAACGAACTCGGTGCGACCGCTCCGTCTCAGGTCGTGGCGGACTGGGGTGAATCGTGCAATAGGGAGCTCGCCCAGTTGCTCACCGATGCGGAGGCAACTTCCTCGCGCCTCCAGCGCCGCCTGATCTTCGAGCAGGAGGAGCTGGACTGGGAGGTCTACAGAATGTACGGCCTCGTTGATAGCGACTTGACCTACTCAGGCCAGAGCATCGAGGAGATTGCGCTCGGCCAGCGCGCGTTCGAGATCGCTTTGGCCAGAAGAGTGGCGGTAGGTGAAGAGGAGACGGCGTGGTTCGACAGGCACCGGTCGGTGCCGACGACAGAGATTCCGTCAGAATGGCCGGAAGACTATGCCGACCTGGTGCAGAGGCGTCTCAATCTAATCGAGACCGACCGACACATGGAATTGCTGGAGCGCCCAGAGTTCAAAAGGCGATGGGCGCTTGCGCTCTGGGGCGACCAACTCACGTCTGCATTGCGCGACGCGATTCTGGCCCGATTAGAATTGCCGGCGCTGTGGCAAGACGCCGGTGGGCCTATAAATCGGTCGGCGGCTGAGCTCGCAGATGAGCTTCGCAAAGATGCGCTCGTCAAAGAGCTCGCGGCGGCACTTACCGGGAGCCGTGAGCCTGAATTAACTGCCCTAATCGAGCGGCTCGCTTCCGACGAGGCAGTGCCGTTCCTTGCCGCGCACCGATATAAGCCGTCAGGGGTGGAGAAGTTCCGCTCATGGCAGGCCGTGTGGGAGCTGCAACGGCGTGAGGACGCTGGCGAGAAGGTCGACGTGCACGTGCCGCCAAAGTACGCACAGGCCGACTTTCGAAAGACGACGTACTGGAAGGCCCGAGGCAAGCTCGACGTGCCGAAGGAGCGCTTCATCTCGTACCCCGGCGTGGCGCGCGAAGGCGACTCGACACCGGTGCTCGGCTGGGCCGGTTGGTCCCATCGTGATCAGGCGCTCGCTCTAGCCCGCGAGATTCCCGGCCAGCAGGCGCTCGGTGCCGATGACGAAGCGCTGGTGCCGCTGGTGGCGGGGCTGGTGGAGCTGGAACCGTGGTTGGCGCAGTGGCATTCGGAGATCGAGCCCCAGTTCGGCGCCAGCCCAGCCTCGGTAATTTCAGGTGTCGTCGACCAGTATCTTGCCCGAATGGAGAAGACACGCGACCAGGTGACGGCATGGACGCCACCGGTCGCGACCAGGGGACGGAGGCCCTCGCGATGA
- the pglW gene encoding BREX system serine/threonine kinase PglW, whose product MKPDSPLWKVMGDPATPAEAAALDAFRELLPDDGITTAWANLTFINDQGRTAEVDVLLLTTQGMYLVELKGWHGTIRGNAQRWNQAQRNVENPRLLADRKAKWLKGLLQDRAPNQAARGLVPRIHAVVVMHGEGSTVEIAAPGDIGVLTLDGYHVTSKPRLLKLSDFLKQPPHDFRQSIDVQRARQVRTLCDAVGFAPTPKVRMVGDFVVADDEPIAQGRDWQDVLVNLPALPNIKRRLRLYDVPATASPADRQHIEQLAQREFQLTQGLRHGGIAVPIDFKRTDDGPALVFEHDSQELPLDAYIAGEGAELDLDQRLSLVLRLGEILRFAHNVHLRHRALSPRRVWATPVKDALPNLTIRDWYFAQRDSSTRNVSRLTAISAGVDDLMGVADQDDWLWLAPEARHSVEGLPPIPLDVYGFGVLAYLILTGKPPAETFVELEQRLSEAGALDPRATSPGMPDDVAEVVAMATRAVESERLSTIEEALELLRLTSDELRRRDHAEDPTPVEDPVDAQTDDIVADRFIVTSRRGEGSSGVALGVHDTDSDDPSRELVLKVARTESAARRLSPEADVLRALDHRRVVRLMAGPLDVGHRRALLLSDAGKETLATRLSKEGRATVGQLEQYGSQLLEAMIYVESQGVFHRDIKPANLGITPDPGTRKPSLILFDFSLASESVDNTSSGTPSYLDPYLGRGRRQKFDRAAELWAVSTTLFEMATGQLPWWGEGAGRPADPSDPPIIEPTSFEPAVATQLTAFFQRALHPDAGARFSSADELAVAWQGVFASLDTDDDSAAGSDDLADAATLDTPLERAGLSARALSAVSRLEVATVGQLLGVHPTRINSIRGLGETYRKEIQARIRGWRARLSGGGEVSADQPMGTERLVSLLLDQLKGTERTVIERLLGLSGDAAPGEWPSTGDTAQSLRITRDQVANAVDRAVTTWGKNASAIDSVRAEAATLLARNGRVMAVTSLANALVAQRGSLLDGEDRTRHGSALLRLSYELDARMPEPALELRRVIGKRANVIALRETADPDDLRQEFPPADILTETAIELGRRADELVATGIVPFATAHADLTDVVNEAGASPLIGLTGRQLLTLAAAVSTKAVVSGFDELYPLDLDPQQAVERALRGKPGRRISESNVRRTVAARFPQVELPAASHRLDALVSAVLPGVVNRNGVYELASEVRSSTHTASSLTVFAPVAVAEAAAKLKESLSRNGALTLTTPPKRYVKAAHELPKRYGVEVLDVASLVVTATRALAREHGASWEFVLGVDAEKRGGAEWSNLVGFVQQAVTPVWEERLASDIPLLIVHAGPLVRYGMAGLLSTLLDVGTPRPAARWLLVAKQGNQAVPLMEGKPVPLGPSGWIELPADLSLLTEPSITSSTPGVQS is encoded by the coding sequence ATGAAGCCCGACTCTCCGCTCTGGAAGGTCATGGGCGACCCGGCCACTCCCGCCGAGGCCGCCGCGCTGGATGCCTTCCGCGAGCTCCTCCCGGATGACGGCATCACCACTGCCTGGGCGAACCTGACCTTCATTAACGATCAGGGGCGCACCGCAGAGGTCGACGTACTCCTGCTGACCACCCAGGGGATGTACCTGGTCGAACTCAAGGGCTGGCACGGCACGATCCGCGGCAACGCCCAGCGCTGGAACCAGGCGCAGCGGAACGTCGAGAACCCACGACTCCTTGCTGACCGCAAGGCCAAGTGGCTGAAGGGTCTCCTTCAAGATCGAGCACCCAACCAAGCAGCGAGAGGGCTGGTACCGCGCATCCACGCCGTCGTCGTCATGCACGGGGAAGGCAGCACCGTCGAGATTGCGGCTCCCGGTGACATCGGAGTGCTGACCCTCGACGGGTACCACGTCACCTCGAAGCCGCGCCTCCTGAAGCTCTCCGACTTCCTCAAACAGCCCCCGCACGACTTCCGCCAATCGATCGACGTCCAGCGAGCACGGCAAGTCCGCACTCTGTGCGACGCCGTCGGATTCGCCCCGACGCCGAAGGTCCGCATGGTCGGCGACTTTGTGGTCGCCGACGACGAGCCCATCGCCCAAGGCAGGGACTGGCAGGACGTACTCGTCAACCTTCCCGCGTTGCCGAACATCAAGCGTCGGCTGCGCCTGTACGACGTCCCCGCAACCGCCTCACCTGCAGACCGCCAGCACATCGAGCAGCTTGCGCAGCGCGAGTTCCAGCTCACCCAGGGGCTGCGCCACGGCGGCATCGCGGTCCCCATCGACTTCAAGCGAACCGACGACGGCCCGGCGCTGGTGTTCGAGCACGACTCTCAAGAGCTCCCGCTCGATGCCTACATCGCCGGGGAGGGTGCCGAGCTCGACCTCGACCAGCGACTCTCGCTGGTACTCAGGCTGGGCGAGATCCTGCGGTTCGCCCACAACGTCCACCTTCGCCACCGGGCGCTGTCGCCGCGCCGTGTATGGGCAACCCCCGTCAAGGACGCGCTGCCCAACCTCACAATCCGTGATTGGTACTTCGCCCAGCGCGACAGCTCGACTCGCAACGTCTCCCGCCTGACCGCGATCAGTGCGGGAGTTGATGACCTCATGGGCGTTGCAGACCAGGACGACTGGCTGTGGCTCGCACCCGAGGCCCGCCACTCCGTCGAAGGACTCCCACCGATACCACTTGACGTTTACGGATTTGGCGTCCTGGCCTACCTCATCCTCACCGGGAAGCCGCCCGCTGAGACCTTTGTCGAGCTGGAGCAACGGCTGTCTGAGGCGGGCGCCCTCGACCCGCGCGCAACGTCGCCAGGCATGCCCGACGACGTGGCCGAAGTCGTCGCCATGGCAACCCGTGCCGTCGAGTCGGAGCGATTGTCGACGATTGAAGAGGCGCTCGAACTCCTCCGACTGACCAGCGATGAGCTTCGTCGTAGGGACCACGCCGAGGACCCAACGCCGGTGGAAGATCCCGTCGACGCGCAGACCGACGATATTGTCGCCGACCGCTTCATCGTCACTAGTCGTCGTGGTGAAGGTTCTAGCGGCGTCGCACTCGGGGTCCATGACACCGACTCTGACGACCCAAGCCGCGAGCTCGTCCTCAAAGTCGCTCGGACGGAGTCCGCCGCGCGCAGGCTCTCGCCGGAAGCCGACGTGCTGAGAGCGCTCGACCACCGCCGGGTGGTGCGCCTTATGGCAGGGCCGCTCGACGTCGGGCACAGACGAGCGCTTCTTCTCAGCGACGCTGGCAAGGAAACGCTTGCTACGCGCCTCTCCAAAGAGGGGCGGGCGACAGTGGGTCAGCTTGAGCAGTATGGAAGCCAGCTGCTGGAAGCAATGATCTACGTGGAGTCGCAAGGTGTCTTTCACCGAGACATCAAGCCGGCCAACCTCGGTATCACGCCAGATCCCGGGACGCGGAAGCCGTCGCTGATTCTCTTCGATTTCTCGCTCGCGAGTGAGAGCGTGGACAACACGTCATCGGGAACGCCGAGTTATCTCGACCCCTATCTCGGCCGTGGTCGCCGACAAAAGTTTGACCGTGCCGCCGAGTTGTGGGCGGTCTCGACCACGCTCTTCGAGATGGCGACGGGACAGCTTCCGTGGTGGGGTGAGGGTGCCGGCCGTCCTGCCGACCCGAGTGACCCGCCGATCATCGAGCCCACAAGCTTCGAGCCAGCCGTGGCGACTCAACTCACGGCCTTCTTCCAACGCGCCCTCCATCCGGACGCAGGAGCCAGGTTCAGCAGCGCCGACGAGCTGGCGGTGGCATGGCAGGGAGTGTTTGCCTCTCTCGACACAGACGACGACAGCGCAGCCGGAAGCGACGACCTCGCGGACGCGGCGACACTCGATACTCCGTTGGAGCGTGCGGGCCTTTCAGCGCGGGCGCTGTCCGCTGTCTCACGTCTTGAGGTGGCGACCGTTGGTCAGCTGCTGGGCGTCCACCCGACCCGGATCAACTCGATTCGCGGCCTCGGTGAGACCTACCGCAAGGAGATCCAAGCAAGGATCCGCGGCTGGCGAGCAAGACTCAGCGGTGGAGGAGAGGTCTCCGCCGATCAGCCCATGGGCACCGAGCGACTCGTATCCCTCCTGCTGGACCAGCTCAAAGGGACTGAGCGGACGGTGATCGAACGTCTTCTGGGCCTGTCAGGCGACGCGGCACCAGGCGAATGGCCGTCCACAGGAGACACAGCTCAATCGCTTCGGATTACTCGCGACCAAGTCGCGAACGCCGTAGACCGAGCGGTCACAACCTGGGGCAAGAACGCCTCGGCGATCGACAGCGTGCGCGCAGAAGCAGCCACGCTCCTTGCCCGCAACGGCCGGGTGATGGCCGTGACGTCCCTCGCGAACGCATTGGTCGCCCAGCGCGGATCACTGCTCGACGGGGAGGACCGGACTCGCCATGGATCGGCCCTCCTGCGTTTGAGCTATGAGCTCGATGCGCGCATGCCCGAGCCAGCATTGGAACTCAGGCGAGTCATCGGAAAACGTGCCAATGTCATCGCCCTGCGTGAAACTGCGGACCCTGACGACTTAAGGCAAGAATTTCCACCAGCCGACATCCTGACCGAGACGGCTATCGAGTTAGGGCGTCGCGCCGATGAACTCGTTGCGACCGGGATCGTGCCGTTCGCAACCGCACACGCAGACCTCACTGACGTCGTGAACGAGGCCGGGGCGTCTCCGCTCATCGGCCTGACTGGGCGGCAACTCTTGACACTCGCCGCAGCAGTTTCGACGAAGGCGGTCGTGTCGGGATTCGACGAGCTGTACCCGCTAGACCTCGACCCACAGCAGGCAGTGGAGCGTGCGCTACGTGGCAAGCCTGGCCGGCGGATCAGTGAGTCCAATGTTCGTCGCACTGTGGCTGCACGTTTCCCACAGGTCGAGCTTCCCGCCGCGTCGCACCGACTCGACGCTCTCGTCTCCGCGGTCCTGCCCGGGGTGGTGAACCGCAACGGCGTCTACGAGCTGGCGTCCGAGGTGCGTTCCAGCACACATACAGCCTCAAGCCTCACTGTCTTCGCGCCGGTCGCTGTCGCCGAGGCGGCGGCAAAGCTCAAGGAGTCGCTCTCGCGAAACGGCGCCCTTACGTTGACCACACCGCCCAAGCGATACGTAAAGGCGGCACACGAACTACCGAAGCGGTACGGCGTCGAAGTTCTTGATGTCGCGTCACTGGTCGTGACCGCGACACGCGCACTCGCCAGGGAGCACGGGGCAAGTTGGGAGTTCGTCCTCGGCGTCGACGCTGAAAAGCGGGGCGGCGCGGAGTGGTCGAATCTCGTGGGCTTTGTCCAGCAAGCTGTGACACCAGTGTGGGAGGAAAGACTCGCAAGCGACATCCCGTTGCTCATTGTCCACGCGGGCCCCCTTGTCCGATACGGGATGGCAGGGCTTCTCTCAACCCTTCTCGACGTCGGCACGCCGCGACCCGCTGCCCGGTGGCTGCTGGTCGCCAAGCAGGGCAACCAGGCTGTCCCGCTGATGGAAGGCAAGCCCGTGCCACTCGGACCGAGCGGCTGGATAGAGCTGCCCGCCGACCTCTCGCTTCTCACCGAGCCCTCAATTACTAGCAGTACTCCGGGAGTTCAATCATGA